The sequence below is a genomic window from Nostoc flagelliforme CCNUN1.
AGAAGATTAATACAGTGATAATTTTTTCGTCCATTTAAAAGGGAAAAAAAGCGTATAAATTCCCCATACTTTAAGTCCATAATTTTTTTAGTTTCTTCGATTTCTGCTTCTAGGTAACAATGAAGTGTCTTAAGTCTGCCTTCAGTTTCCATGACATTCTCACGAGCAGCTAACTTCGCACACAGCATTTGTGCAATATTTAAACTTCCATTAGAAGTGCTGACAATCTCAGCTTTTCTTGAAAAGCGAATATTTAAAGCTAACTCACCCTTTTCAATCATTTCCTCTACAAATATGTCTGATGTTTTGCCCATTGATACTATTTCGATTCTAGTCGCCACATCATAACCAACATCAATAAGCTGTGTCCTTGTATGCGGAATTCCAACAATAACAATTTTTTGAGACGACTCTTGATCCGCAAAGTATTTAAGACGATTAACTAAGTGATTCCCAAGATTCCGTTCAAGAAAGTGGAAATCATCTATGGCTATGATTCCCTCTTGCCATGTATCTAAACTTCTTAATTTTTCTACATGGTCTGGGAAACGAGCACTTAGGATTGTAATCTTGTTATCATAACCAGATGTTTTTAGCTGCCGAAGTGCTTCTTTCAACGCTGTTGTTTTACCAATACCAGATGGTCCTTCAATGACTACACCTCTCCCTGGATGTGCCAAAGCCATTTTTAATCGATAAAAGTTTGCAGGCTCTACAAACGTAATTGTAGGTACGCCCGATTCTTTGAAAACCTGATGGAGCAGATATTTTTTTTCAGACAGCGTAAAATTAAAATCTTGAAAATCAGTTGCTTTTACTACTCGTTTCGTCTTTGGCTGCTCTACTATTTGTCGGATAGTCTTTGCAATTTCGACAAATGCCTCGTCACGATTTTCCCACTGAGTAATAGGTCTACCATTACGCGGAAGCACTTGTAAATTGCGAAAAGGTGCATCAGACCAATCTACAGGTCTTACTATTATTGGAACTACTGTTATTTCATTAACGTTATGTTTTTGCAAAGCATAACTCATTTCTCTTGTATAAGAATAATCAGAAGCCAAGTAATCTGAACTAACTAAAAACAAAAAGACCTGAGACTGTTTTAATTGTTCGGAAATCTCTTTCCTCCAATCACTACTTACATCTATGTCTCGATCATGCCAAGCACTAATAATTCCTTGCCTCTTAAGAATAGATAGATGTGCTGTTAGTGATTTATAAAAGATTGAATCTTTTCCTGAATAAGAACAGAAAACATTGATTGAAGTTTCTCGTTGAAAATTTGTCTCTACAACTACCTGCTCATCGCCAATCTTGTGATTTTCCTTTTCTGCCTCAAGCTTATGTTGCACTTCCAAGTCCTCTAGCTCTTGCCCTATCATGTTTAGCTCAACTTCAACAGCTTGCATTTGCTGCTCTAGCTGGAATTTTGTAGAAATATCACTTTCAATTGCCATAGCGCTTCTCAAGCGGCTCAGCTTCTCGCTTAATAAATCCCACAGATGGGCAAGTGATTGATACTGGAGTTTTACAAGTTTACTTCTGCTCATTTACGCCTACCACTTAGCCAATACCTAAATATGTCTATAAAGTTAGTCTACAAAATGATCTGTTAAAAGCGTCTAACTGCAATTGGTACGTAATATATCTAACTATTTACTAAGTAAATTTATTGTCTTAAACAAACTGTTATACAAATTAACTACTAAATTTCTGAACAATTGTCTGCACAATTGCCAAAATGGCTTCTACGTTATCCAAGTAATATCTTTGCTTATCAAGCAAGGCCACTTTTTGCGAAAGTTGAAGAAACTGTCATACTTCTCCTGTTGTCACGCATCCATACAGGGGTATTTCTGCTTGTCCAGATGAACGATTGAATAAATCCGCCGCCACCATTTGCGCGATGCACTGTCCTAACCCAGCTTCAACATCATTTTTCTTCGCTTTCCTAAAGTTTCATTTAACCACGAAGGAATAGAAAGAGGTACGAGCTTGGGAAACAGATCGGCTTCTTGGGTGGTGATTCCCAAAACAGCCGAAACTTTTTCTAGAGTAAAGTCGCTGTACGCCATAGTTTTGACTCGGCAGATATTGGAATATGAGTGGTGCTATCTCGATTTCTCACTCGTTCTAAGCACTTATCCAATGCCGATTCAACTTTAATAAACTTGATTTGATACTTATTCTTTAAAGACTTATGCAACCTAGCAAAACCCTCTCCCGCACCGAGGGATTCGATCATTACCTTATCATTGCTTTCAAATACTCGGTTAATTTCTTCCTCAACAATATCCCATCCATCTCGATCTTTGGTTCCATTCTTTAAATAATCAATCCATATTGGCTCTACAGGAAGAAATTTGATTGCCATCTGAGCATTGACCAAGGTTCCAATGTGAGTTTTACCCGCTCCTTTTGGGCCAACTAAGATGAATAGCGTTTTCATTATATTTGTCAAGGAAGTTTGAGCAATTATTGTAAGGATTCAGTCTGGAAAAGCCAAACCAGTCATGGGGTCACGAATATACAACCCTAGTGTGAGACTACGAATCGCTTCATCCCAAACAGGTATTAATTGTTCTGCTTGATCTGCCCAATAATCGAATGTAATCAAGCACTGAATATTCGACCCCAAAGCAATGCAAGTCCGCGAAAAAGCTTCGCGTGGTTCTTCCTGAGTGTCAATGAACTTCATCTCTGTCCAGACAATTTTGGCGGTTTGGCGCTTGACGGTAATAATTTCTCCCTTAGCAATGATGTTGCGGCTGTCGTTTTCCAGGACTTTCTTCAAGGTAGATTTTAGCGGAAACTTGCTCCAATCATTGGGTGGCAGAGGATTGAAAGATACTTCCAGACAGCAATCATCGTTGGGGGGGTTTTTATCGAGGAACTTGAAGGATTTTGCTTGCGGCTCAAAAACCCAATCCTGGGGAACATTGAAGCGAACAGCCCCGCGATTCGCAACAAATATTTTATAACCTGATGGAGATTCCCAATGATGGTCAGGCTTTAGTTCAAGGGTTTCTTTAATCCACTGGAGATTGCTTTTCTTACGCTTTGCCATAGTGTTTTTGCCAATCTGCTGAAGAGGGCGTAGGCGTTAGCCCATCTAGACACCGCCTAATTTGGATCGTAAACAATCATCAACTTTGTTAATGTTATCAAATTGCTAGTATTTAGTAGCGCTTTTGTATTACTCTTACCAAATAAAAATTAGAAATCTTGATTTTTATTCATCGGCTTTATGAATCTATGGGTAAGTTAGGGAGCTACAGTCAACCCAGCAAGCTAAGGTTCTCCTTCAGCTTAGGGCTGGCGTTGAAGGTTTGGGCAACCCCCAAGAAGCAGAGGATTTCACTCAGGATATTTTTTTGAACCAGCAAGCGATCGCTAAGAATCTATGTAGTAATTTTGACGGTAAAACTTAACCTTATGATTAAATTTTCAGCTTTCAGCATTAAAATCTTAGCAGCAGTCTTCATGGTTATGGATCATGTGTGCTATTTGCTAATGCCAGACTTTTTAATATTGCACTTTATTGGGCGATTGAGCTTTCCCCTCTTTGCATGGCTTCTGGCTAAAGGCGAAAAACACACCCAAAATGTGTACCGCTATGGAGGCAGGCTATTAATTACAGCAATTATATCTCAGCCAATCTATACTGTTGTTTTCCAAAAGTTCTCATTTAATATTCTCTTCACGCTTTTTCTTGGACTTGTGATGTTGCGCTTAGTAAAGCTTTGTCCGCAATTATGGCAGCAATTAATAATTATTGGATTGTGTGCAGTAGTTTCTGAGGTCTTGGGCTTTGAGTATGGCGGATATGGGATTGCAGTAATTTTATTGATGTCTTTAATAGACAAACTAAATTCCAGAGTATGGTTGCTCTACTGGTACATCTTGCACTTGATTTTAGTAATTCTATCTATAAATTATATATTTCAAATTTGGGCAATTTTTGCAGGATTCATTGTTTTTCAATTCAATGGTAGACAAGGTTCACGGGCTAGATGGTTTTATGTGTTCTACCCCGCTCATATAATAATTTTAGGTGTAATCAATTATTTAATACAGTCCAGGTAGGATTTACGATTTGATCAGCGATATCTACGACAGACGATTCGGCGTCGCTCATTTTGTTAATATTATCAAATTTTTTATTCCTTTGGACAAGCATCAGACACACCATAAACATAGGTAGCTTTGTATTCTTTTGTCCCATTTTTACGAGCATATCCAAGTTGAATTTGTTCGTTAGTTCTGACAAATACAGGAATCGTTTGATTTTTGAAACTATCTACGTGGACGGGGAGTAGGGAGTAGGGAATAAGGAATTAGGCTTTTCGAGATGTACCGAGCTTTTTCAGAAATCAATTATTAGTCCTATATCCCCTAACTAAAGGGCGATCGCAAAAATTTGTAACTTGCATTTTACTAATAAATGAACCGAAGGTTTGCATTAGACAGACTTCACTTTATTTAGCCCAACCTACGGCTAAACATAAATCTGCTGCAACCCATACAGTAATTTAAAAAACTAATTTAAGCAATTACCAAATTCTATTTTTCTAGTCGAAAAAGTTCAATAGTTAGATATATTTATCTATATAGATAGATGCTATCCATTTACATATCTTCCTTTAGAAGGATATTTTTTTAGAAAATTACTTTTCTTAGACCATAAATTGAAAATAAATAGTAGATATACATTTGATTCAATGATATTCATCAGATAAATCTCTTATAAATCTTAGTGTTTTGTTAATGTTTACCAGCTATGATACCAGAGTAGTGAATAATAATTCGGATTTGAATATCTAGGGATAATTGTGTCATCTAGGAAAAATGCCCTAGATTTATCCCTGAAACTGCAAAATCTAGCCGAAAACAACTACTGAATAGGTAAATCTTTAAGGTAATAACCATGAGTTATACTATCGAATCTGCACGGAATATTTTTTCTAGCACTCAAGTGGCAGATGCTGTTCCAGCCACTACAGCAATGTTTGCTAAACTCAACGTTGACGATCAATTGGCATTTCTCTGGTATGCCTACGCTGAACTAGGTCGTACAATTACTCCAGCTGCTCCCGGAAAAGCAAATCTCCAATTAATGGAAGGTATATTCAACGATATTAAGCAGATGTCTCATGAACAACAAACGCAGTTAATGAGAGATTTAGCGAGTAATGCAGATACTCCTATCAGCCGTTCTTATGCATACTTTGGAGTCAATGCCAAGCTAGGATTCTGGTGGCAGTTAGGAGAGTGGATGAAACAGGGTATTGTCGCTCCTATGCCAGCAGGCTATCAAATGTCAACCCAAGTTAAAGCAGTGCTAGAAGCTGTTCAGAGAATCGATCAGAGTCAGCAAATTACTGTACTACGCAATACTGTAGTAAATATGGGGTTTGATCCGTCTCTGGCTGATAAACAACAGGCAGAAGTCATAAACTTTAAGTTCCCCCGTGCATCCCTAAGTCCCCAATTTACTATTGAGGGAGTTACAGAACCAACGGTGCTGAAATACATTGAAGCCATGAATGCAGATAACTTTGAAGCTGCTGTTGCTTTATTTGCTAACAATGGTGCGCTGCAACCACCCTTCCAAAAACCAATTGTTGGTCGAGAAGCTATCACTGCATACCTACGAGATGAGGGACAAGGGTTAGTGATGAAGCCAACCAAAGGTGTTTCGGAAACTATAGAAGATGGTTATACACAACATAAAGTTACTGGTACAGTCGAAACTCCTTGGTTTGGAGGTAATGTTGGGATGAACATTGCTTGGCGATTTTTACTCGATCCTCAAGGTCAAATTTACTTCGTGGCTATTGACTTACTTGCTTCTCCCAAAGAACTGCTTAACCTAACTCGCAAGTAAAAATTCTTTGTCTTATATACAAAGGAATTGCGCTTGTTGAAGATGATGTTTTAAAAGATTTTTTGCTCTCATGGTTAGCAAAGCATTGCATCTTAGT
It includes:
- a CDS encoding orange carotenoid protein N-terminal domain-containing protein, whose amino-acid sequence is MSYTIESARNIFSSTQVADAVPATTAMFAKLNVDDQLAFLWYAYAELGRTITPAAPGKANLQLMEGIFNDIKQMSHEQQTQLMRDLASNADTPISRSYAYFGVNAKLGFWWQLGEWMKQGIVAPMPAGYQMSTQVKAVLEAVQRIDQSQQITVLRNTVVNMGFDPSLADKQQAEVINFKFPRASLSPQFTIEGVTEPTVLKYIEAMNADNFEAAVALFANNGALQPPFQKPIVGREAITAYLRDEGQGLVMKPTKGVSETIEDGYTQHKVTGTVETPWFGGNVGMNIAWRFLLDPQGQIYFVAIDLLASPKELLNLTRK
- a CDS encoding TraX family protein, translated to MTVKLNLMIKFSAFSIKILAAVFMVMDHVCYLLMPDFLILHFIGRLSFPLFAWLLAKGEKHTQNVYRYGGRLLITAIISQPIYTVVFQKFSFNILFTLFLGLVMLRLVKLCPQLWQQLIIIGLCAVVSEVLGFEYGGYGIAVILLMSLIDKLNSRVWLLYWYILHLILVILSINYIFQIWAIFAGFIVFQFNGRQGSRARWFYVFYPAHIIILGVINYLIQSR
- a CDS encoding TIR domain-containing protein; translation: MSRSKLVKLQYQSLAHLWDLLSEKLSRLRSAMAIESDISTKFQLEQQMQAVEVELNMIGQELEDLEVQHKLEAEKENHKIGDEQVVVETNFQRETSINVFCSYSGKDSIFYKSLTAHLSILKRQGIISAWHDRDIDVSSDWRKEISEQLKQSQVFLFLVSSDYLASDYSYTREMSYALQKHNVNEITVVPIIVRPVDWSDAPFRNLQVLPRNGRPITQWENRDEAFVEIAKTIRQIVEQPKTKRVVKATDFQDFNFTLSEKKYLLHQVFKESGVPTITFVEPANFYRLKMALAHPGRGVVIEGPSGIGKTTALKEALRQLKTSGYDNKITILSARFPDHVEKLRSLDTWQEGIIAIDDFHFLERNLGNHLVNRLKYFADQESSQKIVIVGIPHTRTQLIDVGYDVATRIEIVSMGKTSDIFVEEMIEKGELALNIRFSRKAEIVSTSNGSLNIAQMLCAKLAARENVMETEGRLKTLHCYLEAEIEETKKIMDLKYGEFIRFFSLLNGRKNYHCINLLLELARSEEGYLPFAHTKKTHPHLLLVIEEFITHNHVEKLEKEYPKYKQFIFYNKYELALVIDDPQLIFYLQQTSQSQLRKAIGMSEYNTRNKVFISYSHIDSELLKRLQTYLKPLEKRGLVDRWDDTRIKTGMKWRDEIKKALDAAKIAILLVSSNFLASDFILENELPPLLKAAEEEGALIFSIILDPCKSAFSLSELEKFQTLNPPNKPLSGMEQHEQGEMFDKLLTDIIEALSLEP
- a CDS encoding shikimate kinase, yielding MKTLFILVGPKGAGKTHIGTLVNAQMAIKFLPVEPIWIDYLKNGTKDRDGWDIVEEEINRVFESNDKVMIESLGAGEGFARLHKSLKNKYQIKFIKVESALDKCLERVRNRDSTTHIPISAESKLWRTATLL